The Arachis ipaensis cultivar K30076 chromosome B07, Araip1.1, whole genome shotgun sequence genomic interval CCATCCAGATTCACCTTGATCCTAACTCATATATGACTGACCTAATGGACTCAGAAACACTTGATAACATATATAGAGTGTTCCACATAAAGTATAACAGGAATGGTGAGCCTCATCACTTGATGTGATGGTTCTGTCTAAGTCTGAACCATCTGATGATGAGTTCTCATCAAATAgtgatgaaaatgatgatgaagatgagacACTTGAAGGAGATGATCTTCATTATCAATGGAGGTCAGCGaacaaaataatgaaacaagcGAATTGTCTGACTACGGGTAATGCTAAATGTAACcttttttttcttatgttttgcATTTTAATATCATGGTACAGATCGATATCTTTTAATGTGGTGACTAACAAGTTTAAAATATCCTGAATCAGTCACACTCCAGATACTTATTATGAGAAGACCATCACAAATTCGGATTTGAGTCAATTTAGACTGGCAAGTTAATCTCAAAAGagtgatttctttttcttttcttttttttttttgcaaacttATTAAATATTCGTTCTGTATCTGTTATTCATTATATATGAAAATACTCTCTTTACCCTAACTATGAATCATTCATTGCAATATCTGCCCTGAAAATTTGATGCATATCTTAGACTCTTTAGAGATGGTTCGGTTTGGAAGATCACTGGTCCACCTTCCAACGTAGGCAAGAATGTATTCTTTTTTCACTTATTGAAAAGTGGAAGAATAAATGGAGAATGGAAGTTTGGGGTTGAACGGAAAAAATGTTGTAGAGTATACAATTTAAAGGAAGGGGACAAGATTATCTTGAAACTCGACTCCCTACCTAACCGCCAGATAGAGTTGTTGATTGAACGATCTTAGAGCTTATAAAAAAAGACCTCCTATGTATTACTCTGTGTGATACATATTTTAAACTATATGTTAAACTGTCTTGgacatattttattttcttattaatgGGTAGGTAATTATTTAGGTGGTTTAAAATTTTTTGGTGTTATTTTTGGATATGTATTACATTTTTTGAAACCTAGATTTTTTatgttctaaaatttaaaatatgtatAGTATGTGAACTTGTTACTTAATCTATGTAATTTTTTGCTATATGGTATGAATAGTTATTGTAAATGAATATGAAGTATTTGActatattttttcttctcttaTATTAACANNNNNNNNNNNNNNNNNNNNNNNNNNNNNNNNNNNNNNNNNNNNNNNNNNNNNNNNNNNNNNNNNNNNNNNNNNNNNNNNNNNNNNNNNNNNNNNNNNNNNNNNNNNNNNNNNNNNNNNNNNNNNNNNNNNNNNNNNNNNNNNNNNNNNNNNNNGTATgatcattttttttaaagtataatattaatattatatatgagaattttgttaaaaatatattgaatatattgaataattttatttttcaaaagattAACAAAACTTTAGTACCGTGCAAATGCACGATCTTCACGCTAGTAAGACATTAAACAAGTGCATTTTTAATGTTTAAAAcagtaatttttttctttttgtattactatttttttatgtaaaaatacttaaatttactttaaaaaattaccaaaatcacaaaataaatcatgACTCCTTAATCATTAGTTATGCTATACAAGCAATTGAATTTCATAAATAATTTgacaataaatatttaatttgagAAAAGATATTGTatcaattattttaaaataaaataggtTATTGATAAATAAGTTCTTGACTAATTTGATGTTAAAACGATGTCGTTTTAtttgaataaatataaacaaataagTCTTTGACCAATTTAAATATAAACGAGTTGATACTTGATACTATACGCTTATTATTTtttgggataagtattgttttggtcctttACGTTGAGGGTCGGAATCAAACCCGTCCCTgatgtatattttgatttaaaaccaTCCTTAAAGtcgtatttgaatttaaaatcgtcctttctaataaaattttttaatttattcctaaactacccctataataaaaaattataaaatNNNNNNNNNNNNNNNNNNNNNNNNNNNNNNNNNNNNNNNNNNNNNNNNNNNNNNNNNNNNNNNNNNNNNNNNNNNNNNNNNNNNNNNNNNNNNNNNNNNNNNNNNNNNNNNNNNNNNNNNNNNNNNNNNNNNNNNNNNNNNNNNNNNNNNNNNNNNCCGCGTCGCCGCCTCACGTCGCCGCCTCCGCCTCGCTTCTGCCACCTCACGCCTCGCCGCCTCCGCCTCCGCCTCACGCCTTGTTTCTGCTTTCTTGCTTTCTGTTTCTGTTTGGTGTTGTTTCTATTTCTGTTTGATGTTGTTTCCTGTTttcttggtggtggtggtggtggttggtagtggttgtggttgtggttgtggttgtggtggttgtggtggtggttgtggttgtggttgtggttgtTGGCGTTGGTGTTGGTGTTACTGGTGATGCTGGTGGttgtggtggttgtggtggtggtggtggtgttggtggtggtacTGGTGGAGGATGTAAttgtgttggtagtggtgagggtatttttgtccaaaaaaattaaaagaacgattttaatacgaaaaaaacgttaagtatgattttaaatcgaaaattacgttggggacgatttcgattccgaccctcaacgtgagggaccaaaacaatacttatcccttattTTTTCTATGCTATATGGCAGTGGTAACACAAAAAGATGAGTCAAGAGatgtattttttaataatatgagAGAAAAGAGATCAATAACTCTGTTTTTTTTTAGTTATACAATAATCTCTAAAAATCTTACTTATTGATTTATGATGTTTAACTTTTTATAAAGaatcacaaattttttttttttggtgactaaagaaTCACAAATTGAATCGtctgatttaatttttgaaataaaaaaaaatctcacATTGAANNNNNNNNNNNNNNNNNNNNNNNNNNNNNNNNNNNNNNNNNNNNNNNNNNNNATGACATAATGACCTTAACTACATAAATTAACTAAACCACTTTTATTAAGCCAGCAAAGGCTACCATCAGACCAAAAGATTTCATGGAAAATGTTTTATTTAGTTAGCACTATTATATGCATGTAttcatttatttatgtatttatgaTAGTAACTATTTCTGAAGCGAAAGAGTGAGTGAGCAATGTGCGTAAGTGAGGGGCTATTAAGGGTATTAATAAccacttttaaaactaaaaatccaaacacaaaataatttatttataaaatacttttaatatagtcatttattgtttaagctacTTTTTCAAAAGTAGAGGAGATCTGTTTCTCTGGGtctaaataattcaaaaaaaaattaagaggaaTCGTTTCCCTACCGGATAATATtggaaagaaacaaagcaaagaatCCTGAAGGAGTCAAAACAAAACCAGATTACAGGAGGGAAGGATTGACATTATGATTAGCATGGCAGCCAGCTGAGGCAGAGGAAGAGACAGAGTCCCCCTTTTATAGTTATTCTTTGTCTCATCAGCCAGTCACGCCCCACGCGCCATCATcgctctctttttcttttcaaatctatTTATATTTATtccttcattcattcattcattcgcTCGTTCGGTCATTTCATTCGCTCGCACTTCAATGCCGTACGGCATAACTAACTACCTTGTTCGATCGGTTTCTCCTCCTCGTTATGGCTCCTCAGAGGCGGCGCCTCCACCATTTGCAGCGTTTCCCTCTCTTGATTCCTCTCATCTCTGCCGTCGCTGCCGCTCTTATGTTTCTCTTCGCGCTACTCTCTCTTCTAGCTCCTTCTCCCAACGAAACTAATCATATGCACCGCCCGCGCCAACGCTCTTCGgtactctctctctttctctctgttcGACATGAATTGAACATAATCAATCGATCGTTGATTCCTCACCGTTTTCTCACCTAATGTTGTGCGTGTAGTTTGACGTTCAATCGGAGGACAACGCTATTGGAGATAATGTGTTCCGCGTTCCGGTTAGGGCTTTCTTCttgcttcttttatttttttcaatttgttGTTCAGTTCCACGTTTTGTTTCCTTTGGATCTTAACCAGTCACTATGCTTGTGATTTTGTTTTTATCCTATCATAATAACCAGAAAATAATAGGGAAGTTGAATCGCGGACTCTGGAGCTTTAACAATTCCGTAAACTTCTATGGATGTAGCAACGCAAGCAGCGAGTTTCCAAGTGCGTATTTCATGCATATAGAACCGTTTAGTTTAAAGCTTAGATTGCGCTGTGTGTATATGTATTGTCATATGGTATATGATATATGAGGAATGCGCTTTTTGCGTGGCAGAAGCTCAAGCCATTACTCATCCGGATCGGTATTTGGTAATTGCAACCAGTGGTGGCTTGAATCAACAAAGAACTGGAGTAATTTTCTGGAATCTTGCCTCTATTATaatgatatgattttttttttagtataAAGAAAACTACAGTGACTCCTAGTAAATTTACTGTGAATTGAACACAAAAAACTGGGAGAAAAAATTGCCTACTGTGAACAAAATCAACTTATTAATTGCTATATTGTAGGAGTATGCTGTGTTGCATTTTAATGAGAACGGAACTAAACTTGGCAGATAGAACTAAATATTAAATAACCATGGAGCCTTAaaagatttctaagttttatCCAAACCGCTGCTTACGGATTGCCTTAGAAACACTTTCTCTTCATATAAAGTGCTTCTTTCATATGTAAGACTTGGAAGTTGTGACGATAAAATTGACAAAGGCTCTGACACGTTTCAGGACAATAACTGTGACAGTGTGACTACAAAAGtgtcttctacttttaattttctgtcttttgATTTCTAAAGTTTTCTGGATTACGTTATTACCTGCATTTCTGGAAGAAACATATCgtttatttttcaaaagttgtaCCTGCTTGCTTGAAATACATATAGCCTCAGAACTTTAATGCAGCATATAATAATTGTTGTCTAGCCGACCCCACGTTGTTGTATATAATAATTGGTTAGTAATTGCAAACTTTCTGCATACTCAGCTGTCAATGCCAATATTTCCTTTTCTGCATCTGACAGATTACAGATGCTGTTGTTGCTGCGCGAATTCTGAATTCTACTCTTGTTGTTCCCAAACTTGATCAACGGTCTTTTTGGAAAGATTCTAGGTCAGTCGCAGAAAGGACATATATTGTTTAGCCCTTGTCTGCAGTTATACTATTTAATTTTAGTTAGCGATCTAAGTATTGACACTCCATTCGCACTTTCTCTGTGATGTATCTTAGATTGTTAAATGATGTTATACTTTGCCTGTTGCAGTAACTTCTCGGAGATCTTTGATGTTGAATGGTTTATATCCTTCCTATCAAAAGATGTCAAAATTATCAAGGAACTCCCAGCAAAGGTTCGCCGAAGATCATCTCTGTACTCGTTGCGTGTTCCAAGGAAGTGTAGCGAAAGATGTTATATAAATCGTATATTACCTATACTCCAGAAAAAGCATGTAAGTTTTTTATGTCCTGAAACTCTGATGGTGCTGATATGATGTACAACTCAGTAACTGCTGTGTGTTAACTAGAACTAGAAAGAGGTAAATTTATTCACCAGGTTGATTGTCAGTTTGTTGTGTGGAAGTCGTTATTCTGTGATAATAAAATGTGTTCTAAAATGCTTTTAGTTTAAGGTCTATAATCCAAACATTTACgggataaatcataaaattttaaagtCAGTCAACTTCAATTATTGGATGCCTTTTGTTTTCAATATAGTCTTTTCCAGTTTCCTTCATTGGGATGCCATCTTGTGGTTATATGATGAATTAAACGGCTAATTTTTGTAGAGATGAATAAACATAGTTTGTTATTCACTGATATGGGTAGGTTGGATGTTTATTTTATgtgaagataaaaatttgaaggtTAAATTTTACATGGAATTTTTAGATTTgtgattttaaaataataaaaattttataaacacaAATCTAACtgccaaattttttatttaaaaaaataaagaaaattataaatacaaaTTTTGATAAGCACAAATCTGACCTTTATACCTTTTGTTACTAAATTTGACCATCGGAATTCTTCCAATTATTCTCAACAATTTCATGGTACACTTCTTATCTTTGTAATATAGCAAAACATACAATTTTattccaatattaaaaataaaaagcggaATTAAACACGACGTGTGCAATGGCTACAATATTTGAGTCAAACTAGGATCTACCGCTTCCTTTACTTTGATTGCAAGCCTCATTCTCTCCGTCTctctcccaaaaaaaaaaaataattgccCGATATTTCAGATGATGAAGATACACGAGTACATGACAACTCATGCAGCGCTAACTACTTAGTCTTGTCCTTATAGATTTAATTCTATTCGTTCTTTTGGAAAGAGAACATCCATTTGTTAGATTTTTGTCACTGTTTCAAATGTCTCTATCCAGTAATTGTTGAGTTGGATTCTACTCGCATGATGGAAGTCGAGTTAAAGTATGTTTACATTTATACAACTAATTGACTCCTTAAGTTCTGATAGCAGCACGTGGATAACTGTTTGAATATTTGATTATCCagtaaatatattaaatttatttgcTTCACTTTGTGGCAGGTTATTCAGCTCAGCAAGTATGACTACAGGCTTGCAAACAGGTTGGATCCGGAGTATCAGAAGTTAAGATGTCGAGTTAACTACCATGGGTTAAGATTTACCGACCCAATACTTGCAATGGGTAGAAAATTGGTACGTCGGATGAGGATGAGAAGCAAACATTATATCGCACTGCACCTGAGGtaggggttttttttttttttggttttttgggGGTGAGAAGAGGTAGTTTTGGTTTATTATTCATTTCTATCCTATATAATTCACATGATTAGACTCAGCAGTATGATAACCAATAAAGCTCAACTATTGCAAGCCTTGGCGATATTTTTGGATGACTGCACTGGCCTCACCCTGCCCCCTAGTGGGGCCTTCCCTAGGTCCATGGGCCTTGTACAATACAATAAAGAAAAGGATTTTACTCTTTCCAGACCAAAAACAATTTTAGTGTTTAATAGTTTCTAGATGTGATTATCTTTTCTTGCTCCAGATTTGAACCCGATATGCTTGCATTTTCTGGATGCGATTATGGTGGAGGAGAGAAGGAACGGAAAGAACTGGGTGCAATAAGGAAGAGGTGGAAGACGCTACATGTAAGCTCAAAAGTTAAATTTTGTTATTGCCAATGATTGTTAGTAATATTTTATTGTTGCCTTTTCTGCTATTAAACCTAATAGCATGTGTTCATAGAATGATTATTATCAGTGACTAttaaaatctgaaaaatcattcATCCTGCTGAGGCATAAACATTATTTTGTTGAGAATGATTTTGATTTATGCTTATGTTGATAGCAGATTTGAAATATATAGAGTAGTGAATAATGTGATTATATTGAAATGCAGGGAGCCAATCCTGATAAGCAAAGAAGACAGGGAAAATGCCCGTTAACCCCAGAAGAAGTTGGTCTCATGCTAAGAGCCTTGGGGTATGGTTCTGGTGTTCATATTTACGTTGCATCAGGGGAAATATATGGAGGGGAAAATACATTGGCACCTCTGAGAGCATTATTTCCTAATATCCATTCAAAAGAGACCATTGCTATTAAGGAAGAATTAGAACCATTTTCTTCATTTTCCTCTCGCATGGCGGCACTTGACTTCATTGTTTGTGATGAAAGTGACGTATTTGTGACCAATAACAATGGTAATATGGCTAAAATATTAGCTGGGCGAAGGTAAATTAACTGCATatgctttttcttcttgtttctgTTGGTCGCTCGTATCTATACCCACTCTATCTTTCCATGAACTTTCTTATAGGAGATACTTTGGGCACAAACCAACCATTCGTCCAAATGCTAAAAATCTCTACCAATTGATCATGAACAGAAATAATATGACTTGGGAAGCTTTTGCTTCCCGTGTACAGACTTTTCAAAAAGGCTTCATGGGGGAACCAAATGAGGTTAGACCAGGCAGAGGCGTGTTTCATGAGAACCCATCTACCTGCATCTGTGAAGATTCTGTGCCCAAAGTGGGCCAAGATTCTGGACATAGAAAACATGGGAAGGATAATGCAATCAATGAAAATGATGATGACGAGGATTATGATGATTCTGGATTGCCAGAAATGGAGGATGATGATTACGAAAATGATGAAGATCTGAGTGATCGAGTAGAGAAGGGTACATACAACGGAACGGTGTCGGACTATGACGCAATGAACTCTCAGAATCCCGAGTTAGAAGAAGTTGTATCAGATTAGTTGAGCTACCATATTCAGCACTATTGTACCTGCTTGCATTATGCTATGTTAGTCTTAGTTACATCCCCTTGAGCAGCTACCAGTCAATTGAAAGTATATGACAAACTCAGGAGCCAGAAAAGCCACATAACTTGGAAAGACATACTGAAAAAAATTCAAACATGGGATCATCAAATGCACGATGATATAATGGCCTGGGTTCGATCAAGGGGATGACATAACTGAATCCGCAGAGATGGGATCGGAAGTGAGCAATGGGAGTGCAATTGAGGGAAGCCGTTCAACGTTGAGGCGTAGCCTTGTAGGCGGT includes:
- the LOC107609803 gene encoding uncharacterized protein At1g04910-like isoform X2 produces the protein MAPQRRRLHHLQRFPLLIPLISAVAAALMFLFALLSLLAPSPNETNHMHRPRQRSSFDVQSEDNAIGDNVFRVPKIIGKLNRGLWSFNNSVNFYGCSNASSEFPKAQAITHPDRYLVIATSGGLNQQRTGITDAVVAARILNSTLVVPKLDQRSFWKDSSNFSEIFDVEWFISFLSKDVKIIKELPAKVRRRSSLYSLRVPRKCSERCYINRILPILQKKHVIQLSKYDYRLANRLDPEYQKLRCRVNYHGLRFTDPILAMGRKLVRRMRMRSKHYIALHLRFEPDMLAFSGCDYGGGEKERKELGAIRKRWKTLHGANPDKQRRQGKCPLTPEEVGLMLRALGYGSGVHIYVASGEIYGGENTLAPLRALFPNIHSKETIAIKEELEPFSSFSSRMAALDFIVCDESDVFVTNNNGNMAKILAGRRNNMTWEAFASRVQTFQKGFMGEPNEVRPGRGVFHENPSTCICEDSVPKVGQDSGHRKHGKDNAINENDDDEDYDDSGLPEMEDDDYENDEDLSDRVEKGTYNGTVSDYDAMNSQNPELEEVVSD
- the LOC107609803 gene encoding uncharacterized protein At1g04910-like isoform X1, translated to MAPQRRRLHHLQRFPLLIPLISAVAAALMFLFALLSLLAPSPNETNHMHRPRQRSSFDVQSEDNAIGDNVFRVPKIIGKLNRGLWSFNNSVNFYGCSNASSEFPKAQAITHPDRYLVIATSGGLNQQRTGITDAVVAARILNSTLVVPKLDQRSFWKDSSNFSEIFDVEWFISFLSKDVKIIKELPAKVRRRSSLYSLRVPRKCSERCYINRILPILQKKHVIQLSKYDYRLANRLDPEYQKLRCRVNYHGLRFTDPILAMGRKLVRRMRMRSKHYIALHLRFEPDMLAFSGCDYGGGEKERKELGAIRKRWKTLHGANPDKQRRQGKCPLTPEEVGLMLRALGYGSGVHIYVASGEIYGGENTLAPLRALFPNIHSKETIAIKEELEPFSSFSSRMAALDFIVCDESDVFVTNNNGNMAKILAGRRRYFGHKPTIRPNAKNLYQLIMNRNNMTWEAFASRVQTFQKGFMGEPNEVRPGRGVFHENPSTCICEDSVPKVGQDSGHRKHGKDNAINENDDDEDYDDSGLPEMEDDDYENDEDLSDRVEKGTYNGTVSDYDAMNSQNPELEEVVSD